In Drechmeria coniospora strain ARSEF 6962 chromosome 03, whole genome shotgun sequence, the DNA window GCGATGGGGTGAATTGCTGCCGCATTCTCGGAACGCTCGTGCCGGGGCGCCAGCCTCGTTTGATCTATCAAGGACAAGCCGGAGGAAGCAAGTAATGCTTGCACTTGCGCACACCCACAGGCcgacaagtaagtacttacatgcacggagtCCAGGTGTTGGTGTACgaagtatccgtacttagAACACTGTACTGTCAGTACCTTTTTCAGTACTTACctattgtacagtacttgagtgcaagcatgtacaagtaggtgcaaggACATAAGTACCTatatgtgtactgtactctgtacgctcacgagtactgtactgtaggtgtattaaTCCGTACATGAACTCGGAGGAACACTTAGGAACATGAACAAGCAATCAGGTGCAAAAAAATATATAATACTCATATTTGCATGGTGCCTTTCATGTATtacctgcacttgcacgcacTGTTCGTAATTGTACGTGTGCCAGCACAGTGCGCTTCCACAGTCTGCACGACGCGAGATAGGACATGGTCAATATTAGACGTACAAGCACGTATGAATTGCGACAGCTTGCAGAAGAAGCTGGCACCTCGAGGCGGAGGAATCCTGTGCCGTTCTTATCCAGCGTTGGTGTGTTGCTGCTAGGTCGCAACCCGACACATGTTGCAACGTTTCGCGGGGCTGGAGAGCGAAATACGAGCTCCATTGCTTGCTACGTGCAACCAACACCAACCACCGACGAGCACTCGACCAAGTCTTGCGTCTCGGATGGCGTGGTGGGGGGGAGGTGTGCACTAGGGCATCATGATGACTTGATCGATTCGACATGAACACGTTGGTGTAgatgagtacggagtggacgtagttgtactgtacacgtgcATGATTGTACTctagtaatactccgtaagtacttactgtaatcatgcacgtgtacagtacataccaagtacatgtacaagtacaagtaggcatCCACACACGCACTTGACTTGGGTGTATAATTAGAACCCGAGCTGCCGGAACAAGTGAAGGGTTCAACTAGTGCACTGTGGCGGCGGCTGTGACGGCGACGTCCTTCGACCACAATGCGTACATGCTGTGGGTGTGACTGGGGCGCGAGCCAGCGCACCGACTGATGCCAAGGAGTGGTCGTGTCTGTCGTCTCTGCATCTTGTCCTGGAGGGCCGCCACCATTGACCGGTTCAAGCTTGCTTGGCGACACCGCAAGGAGGCTGAGAATAGCACAAACTTGCCGTGGTAGAATAACTCCAGATGGAATGGGCTCGTATGGCGTACAAATAATTACAACGAATTACGCGGTATTGTACAGGTATACTGACAGTGCTTGGTGCAGGAGGCCAAGTAGCCAGACAACGGATTGGTGGAACCAATTTCCCTTGTAGCACGCTAGCCGCCACTCCTAGGCACCAACGCAAGTTCTTGTATGgtttacggagtaataattacagtacttacatgtacttacagtaccgtCTTGCTGTccgccgtactccgcaccgtACACCAAATTACGAGGGATACCATCCCccgccgtacttgtaccgtactgtaggaGGTTTTCAATGTGCATACAACGCACTCCCTGCACTTTCACTTCCCAGCTCCGCTCACggcaagtaattaatacagtacaactactccgtacggagtattaatacagtacactaatacttgtactccgaTTGCAAGCACCACGGCCGCGCACGCTGGGTACGACGACGATAGTCGAAATCCTTGGGCGCGCATGCACATTGGTGTGCCTGctgtgctgcacatgcaagaATTCTCCCATCCAACCCTACAGTGCCCCGTGCTCCGTTCATGAACGGTGCATCACACTTGATGTGGTCGGTGCATGTGGAAGAAACCCAAGTACCATGGGTGTGCTGTGCGCCGTGTGGTGTGAAGCATTTGCCACCGTGGCCAGCCGAGAAGCATCCTGCcacggccgtggccgagatgAAGACGACTGGCCAGTCATTGCACGCACACGGTGGCATTCTGTCACAGCCCCGCggcttggccgtcgccatcatgggGAACGGAAGACAAGCGCACACAAAGTCCGctgcagtgcagtacatgtgcttgggTGTGCTTGCACGTACCGCACCtgctggtactccgtacctggtaCTGACTTGCAAGGGACTGCAAAGTCCATTCCACAGGCCTGCGACGTGGGCACCTTGGCAGACAAAGCTCAGCCCCTCTTGGCGTATCAGACGCACTCGTAAGTACTCGTTCAAGTCCTTGCATGGAACGATGGACGAGAAGACGCAGTGTGTATGCGGCGAATCGGTGCATCGACAGGGTCCTTGTTTCAGACCGTTCTGGCGTCGGGGCCTCGGCACCGTTTGACAGGCGAATCTAACGCTTCCGCCGGGGACCGGTTTCAGGGGAGACCTGCGGCTTGTTTGGCGGCACAGACCTCGCCCAGAGGCCATTGAGCGGTACCGTAGGCACTGCCGCTGGGATGCGGCGGGGCGGGACCGAGCACGGCCAAGCACAGGACTTGCACGGAgaactgtacagtacacctacatgtacaaatgCTGAATACAAcctacccaagtacttgggtgagtacttacttacaatactaggtacctactaggtagtagttACCTTACTAtcttgtactgcacttgcatacttgtgctccgtacatgcaagtgcaccgACAAGTACCTGAAAGCTTGTACCAAtgctagtacctagtacttgcgtaTTCCTTGCAGTCGGTTGCTTTACGCCAGCCCCGGGCCACTTCCAGTCGCGCGGCGACAAACCTGTGCGACGGTGACGCGGTCGGTACCTGTGGTGCGTGGAACGCTCACCAAACGAGCAGCACGCCAGgtgtacgtgcatgtacggagtaccgtatGTGAACTATTTTAGTACGtaggtacttatactccGCACACGTAGGTGCCCTTGCAGTACCTTGGTGCAGTACAAGCAGTCCTTTGCAAGAGCATGCGCCGCACCGTGATGGaatgtgcagtacatgcacgagcacgtttggcgtacagagtactgtaattacagcgaGTTGATgcacaggtactccgtacttacttgtacttgtgatCTTCCGAGGGGCGCCGTCCGAGGGACGACAATTCAGCTGGGCACCGAGgacccctcctcgtcccctcAACGGCAACAGGTTGACGGAGAACGAAACTGATGTCGGTGTTTGTTTACTTGCATGGCGAGACAGAGGCTGCCAGGACGTCCTGGACAGACGTGTCAGGACAGTTACACACATCGGCAGATCATGCATGAAAGGCCAGCCGATTCGTACTACCTGCAGGTCCCTCCGATCTCTGGTCTTGCACCACGCGGGCGGCCGCCCCGGTAAGCAGCAGGTACTAGTATTGAAAACGACTACCAGTAGggggtacaagcactgtactttgGTGGACGTACAGCACCCAGGCGACGGCAATCTGGCGCGATATCCAGGAGGCCAACTCGCCTCCAAATATTATcgttacttgtacggagtacatgcaagtacaactacagtaagtaactgcacaagtaatactccgtacttactgtacaccatATTGCAtacagcacaagcaagtGGTTTGATTAGTACCTGGTACGAAGGTAGGTGATgtcggagtactccgtatccgtagTGTACATGGAACTAgcactcaagtactccgtgcactgcaagtacattacTTATAGCACTCGTAGGTGCGTGCCTTTCAGCGGTATTCAacactacttgtacacatacagtactgtagacgACGaagcacttactgtactgtacttactcgtacctGCGGGGTGCAGGCAATcgcatctacagtacttgtcgtTGAACaaacatgtacctgtacacaCTAGGGACTCTAGACTctatgcatgcaagtacagtacttgcatgtaatcAAGTATCTTTCAGGCTGTGCTCCGTTGGCCGAATGATCAACCTTGACGCCGTCTCCACAACCTCCCTCGCGCTTGGCGGCTGTGGCGCAACGGCCCATGCGAGAAGCGTGCTGTCATCAAGGGTGCATAAGGGTCTGGGTGACGAACTTGAGGGTACGGCGCTGTGCGGAGCACcttcggagtacttgtacttgcttactcgtaagtacaagcacttgtcGCCCCGGCATAATGCGGGACCCAGGCCATGGCACCTTCCGCGGACGTCACGACACGGAGATAGCATGCGCTCCGCAATTAATTACTCGTTCACGAGCACGTTTACAGTACTCGCACCGTGCAGCAGGCCCAAATTAGAGTACGTGCTCCACCgacttacatgtacagtacttactcgccACCGCGCAAGTACTCATACTCAAGTAATGGTCCTGACTGATACTTGCActgcggcgaggcgacgacgtggGCGACAGAAATAAAGCGCGAGCACGgccagtactccgttcgtGTGAGTGCGGCATGTAATATCACTTCCCGTGCTTGTGTCAAGTTCGAACCGAAGCGGCCACAAAGACGCCCAACCACCCGAGGGGAAACGCAAGGCGTCGACGAAAGGTACCAAGGCACAcgttcatgtacagtagttgtactgtgcatgcaagtagtACTCGACGCTCATTGTTTTTTTTTGTccgacgcctcggccgccgaccatGGCAGGGCAGGCCAGGGTAAGGGTGGTTGGCTACCCGTTTCGATCATTTTGTCTCAGCGCCACCGACCGCCTCGACCATTTCGCCTCATGCCGAATCCTGGTTGGCCTCGCCATCCCTGTCCCTCCGTCGGCGCAGTAGCAGGCAGCCGGCAGGGATCCTGTGCGGCGCCACCCCTGGCGGCTTGGCTGACGACGAATACGGAGCGAGTCGTGTGTTTTTCGATCTGCTGCCTGCTATCCAAGTAGCGTGCCTGCTAGTGCATGGATGGCGCTACACCGCACCCGCACGCCTgaatgtgcatgtgcagcacttgcgcatgtatggagtacttgccCCTGCATGGAAATTGGCGCCGCcaatcaagtacatgtacatcgcACTGTTCGGTACGGCGACAGTGCTTGGCGGCACCCCCGTGTGCAcgactgtacatgtacttgcttgcacttaCACATGCTGTTACATCGTCGGAGTcgctgctgctccgtaccctTTGTCCGGGCGGCTGAAGCTCCTTCGAGCTCACGACTAGCCTCCTCCCCGACGGGTACCTTTGTATCcgcacgccggcctcgatggGGACGGCATAGGGGTCTAGGTGTCGGTTCCCGTCGAGCGAGGGAGTATTAATCCCATCGTCAtccgcctccctcccccgtcctcgcctccctccccttccttccCTTCCGCTCTCGCCCCCGTCGTCTCTCGCTGAACATatccaccaccaccctcGTTTCTTCCTTTTTTTCTCCTCTTCTtttgcctcgtcgtccgtccgtctcgcTTTGCTCCTTGCATCGCCACGAGAGCCGAGAGTCTTTCCTCACGACAACCTGTTCcagcgaagccgacggcagAAGCAAAAATGTTCAACAAggccttctccgccgccgccgtggccctcgccgcctcgtcggtcgTTTCCGCCCAGACcttcagcacctgcaacccCATGAAGGAGTGTGAGTggcctcgctcgtcgccgtcgtcgggaaCCAACCAGCTGACATGACGCGTCTCGCGCCTGTAGCCTGCCCTGCCGACCCAGCCTTCTGTGCCAAGGTCGACTGCGACTTGAGGAAGGGCGACTGCGAAATGTTCAAGCCGCTCAAGGGCACCACCGTCGAGCATACGGACAAGGGTGCCGTCTTCAGCATCGAGAAGGATCTGCAGGGTCCCACCCTCCGCACCCCAAAGTACATCTTCtacggccgcgtcgacgtcgaggtccagGCCGCCAAGGGCCAGGGCATCGTCACCAGCGTCGTTCTCCAGTCCGATGATCTGGACGAGGTAtgctcgccggcctgcgTCGCATCTTGAACGTTGAATGGCACGACTAATCGCGCTGGCACAGATTGACTGGGAATGGGTTGGTACCAACAGCACCAATGTACTGTCCAACTACTTCAGCAAGGGCAACACCTCCATCTACGACCGCGGCAAGGACcaccccgtcgacgacgccctcggtcGCTTCCACACCTATTCGATCGAGTGGACccccgacgccctcgtctgGCTCATCGACAACGTCGAGGTTCGCCGCCTGAAcaacgtcggcctcgtcggcagcagcgCCTTCCCCCAGTCCCCCATGCAGCTCAGGATCGGCACCTGGGTCGGCGGTGGCAAGGACACCGCCCCGGATACAGTCAAGTGGGCTGGCGGCTACACCAATTTCGACGACGGTCCATTCCTCGGCTACTACAAGAAGGTCACCGTTGTCGACTATGCCGGCACTGGCAAGCCCTGCCAGGGCGGTGTAAAGGAGTACGTTTACTCCGACCGCAGCGGCCAGTCCAAGAGcatcaacgtcgtcggcggcagcgacgaggacacCAGCAGCGAGAGCGCCAGTGCCACCGCCACCAGTGTCGAGTcgacctcctcggcgacggagctggCCAAGTCGAGCCATACTTCGGTCGCCTCCGAGCCGACAAGCCAgtccaccgccgtcgccagaCCCGCTGGGAACAGCACCGGCGCCCACACCGGCACCCACACCGGCCCGGCCCCTTCCAGCACCGGCGTCTATGCCACTCCCTCGACCCTTCCCTCCTCCGGCGCCGAGCGTGGTGCCGTCTTCGCCagcttcttcctcgccgtcgccggcgtcctcgttGCCATTCTGTAAGGGAGCGAGGCGGAATCAAGAACCGAGACTTGGCCATATCTTTCAACCAATGTACTTTGCCTGTACAGCTTATTTTTAATACTGGTCACGGACCCGACGTGCACGCAGTGCGAGCGAAGCACTGCGAGCGAAAGGACAAGGCCATTCTAATAGTATACTCTTTCGAAGATGTTGCAAGAAAGAAACCCCCACAGGGCCCTTCACACGCATAACGGACGAGAGCATGGAGAGAAGATCATGGAGTGCATCAGCGGTGGTTGATTTCTTGCGCTAAATTTTTTCGCTGTCGCCGGATCGGCTACCCGCACGCATTCATACCATCACTTGAATGGGACAGGAGGAAGGATCGGCGGCACGAACAAAAATGACTTGTTTACTtgagcacttgcatgcattaGATGTGCGGAAGCGGGGGAGGTTGGCTGGCAGACCGGGGCATTGCTCTGAAATCTCATGTGTATGCCACCAGAGtacgagtattactccgtacaagtataagTGTGTGTTCTTGGCTATAGCATAGGATCCTCACGGTAAATTGGAATACCCACCGAAAACAAAGGGGCACtttgtccatgtacggattGCAGAATGCAGAGTACTCGTAATCGTACAAGACGTGTGTGAGCACTATTCCTGTAGACATGAGCTAAAGGGCGAAACGCTGGCATTGGCCGGTGCCCCATGTATCGGATGAGCCTTGCCAAGTTGAATCTGCGACGTGACTCTGAACGGAAATTGCACGGCGCCTGCTATGGCACAGCAAGGGCGTTGGCTCATGTGGCTCATCAATCAACATGACCTCACAGGTGGCCATCCTTACTCGCCGCCAAGACGGCGCTTGACCAGTCTCTGCGTGTCGTCAAGTTTGAAATAGGCTGGCGGATTGTAATACACAGTAAGCTTGCTTCTCTTGGGCTGCCCAGCTTACCTGTCGTCGGTTCCACTTGGCCGATTATTTCCTCGAGTAGGGGGAGGGTGTTGCAGGGCGGTGTTATTGAGGACTGTACCGTAgacctacttgtacttgcattggttcttgcatgtacaagtactgcgtacttgcatgtggatatacttataagtataatacaACTATaacgacaagtacatgtacaactaagtagtaagtaggtgtactccgtactccgtatgccaGTTATTCTTATACAATTTCAAGTCCGTATTATCACTCAccagagtacggagtactccgcacgcaagtacagttctTGGTaatgtacttcgtacatgtgtacatgtactctgtaattactgtCCTTAGGTATAATAatggcacatgtactccgtgctccgtattggGACGGATGATTACTTGCcctgaactccgtacttgtacaagcacatgtactccgtactccgtacaagtacttcagaattactgtacatacttaagtgcatgtacggctgtagttgtactccgttctccgtacttctGGTACTATTACCTGCACGAAACGATGAGGCTCAACTGTACAgcagttgtacatgtacttgctccgtacggagtatacatgcacaagtactccgtaagtacagtacgagcatGAAATTACATTCAACTAGTATGTGTACACTATTTGCACAACTGCAGTTCGTCTGCAcagagtgctccgtactcccgGAGGTTCTGGATTGCGGAAAATGCGGAAGCGGCATGCTCCATATGAGCTAACTGGGGTTCTGCCCATGCCGACTTCCGAGACCCTTTGCAGGAAAAGAAacaaaagaaaaaaaaaataacCCACATCATGACAACATAAAATAGAGTCAAGGCGAGAGAGCCAAAAAGATGAGAATCCATCGGAAATCCCATACTCCGGTACAGGGAATCGAACCCTGGGCTGCTCGGTGAGAGCGAGCGATGTTAGCCACTACACCATACCGGATGATGACTTGTTATAGACGCCAGCCTTATTACCATCTATGCAGATTCACAGACACCGAGGCACAAGACAATGGGTGGGGTGCAGCGGCAATGAGCCGCGATGGTGCAACCTCCCATTGTGGATGGTAAAGTTCAACCTCGTTCACTCATCCAAGGACATATGCTGCATGTAATCAAAGACACGTGTTTGAATGGCATGTGGCCTACGAGTGTGCGTTGGCTTCTGGCAATGAGAAAGGAAACAATCCGTGTCGTCCAAAGGCTCgtggaaaaaaaaaagacaGCATCAAGTCTCCCCCCGTGGTGTGCATGGCAGGGTCTGGCTTCCTCGGCATAACCCTCTACAGGGTTTTGAAAACGCCAACGTCGGTCCACGCCTTGCGCACCGTCCtggcggcatcctcgccaaaCTTATCCTTGGCGCAGGCCACCGTCACGTCGGCAAACTGTTTGAAGGTGCATCTCGGAGGCACGCGACcgcccgtcatggccttCCACCAGATCTGGCCGGCCCTCTCCCAAGAATACCCGccaaaggcgacggcggccaggtAAAAGGCCTTGTTGGGAATGCCAGAGTAGATGTGGACTCCGCCGTTGTCGTCGTATTTCCTCTCGTAGTGCCGCATGTTGTCCACCTGAGGGTCTTTGCCCTACGTTTCGTCAGCACAAAGCCGCCGCGAAAAGATGCGGCGCCGACAACGTACGAAACGCGCGTCATCGTAGGCCTTGCCTGGATTCTTCATGCTTCGAAGGGCGAGACCCTTTACGCCAGGCAAGAGGCACCCTTCGCCGATCAGCCAGTCTGCATCGACTGCCTTTTCGTTGTCGACCCTTTGCTTGACCATGATGCCAAAGACATCGGAAACGTGCTCGTTGAGGGCGCCGGATTGATCGTAGTAGTCGAGGGGGCTCGTGTGTTCCGTGATGGCATGCGCCAGCTCGTGGCCGATTACATCGATGCAGCCCGTGAAGTTGCCGAGGAattcaccgccgtcgccaaaAACCATCTGCATCTCCTCCGGGTCCCAAACTGACCCATGTCAGCAACGACGGGGCACatgtcctcgtcgagggggGGTACGCACAAGCATTCTCGTACTCGTCGCCAAAGTGGACCGAGCTGATGACGTCGGCGTTTTTGTTGTCAAGCGATCTCCATCCGAGAATGTCCTTGTAAAAGCTGAGAACGTGGCCGACGTTGTCGTAGGCAAGATTGACGTCCTTGTCGCCGACCCTGGCCTCTCCTTCGGCACGAACCAACTCACCGGGAAGATCGATTTCATTTTCCGACTTCTTCGCATCGTACACGGCACGATAGGGTGAATCGTtcgcctcgctctcgccatcctcgtaCGTGGCGGCAAGTTCTGCACAAGATAAGCTGATGGGCGTCAACGGTTGGAGGATGCAAATCATCATGCCTTGCTGCGACACCCGCCGTCTGGCCTCGAGGACCTGCAGATGAGACAAGGCTCGTGCAGCTCGTCTGCGAGTGCATTCTGTGACGAACGGTGACATCGACAGTCGCGTGAGAACATCCTGGGGAATAAACGGTGTTGGGAGAAACCGAGCACCGCAAGCAGTTCTGCGAGACTGGACTGTTGTTGCCCCGCGGTCCTGCAGGGAGCCAGTCATACGCTCATGGGTTGCAAGAGATGCCTGGGCCCTCTTGCGGATATCCTCCGTGTTGTGCGTCGACTGGGCGATGGCACGGAGAAGATGAGGTGGGACGATGAAGCAGAGGCAAGACATGATGGCTTCTTCGAATCAAAGATGCCTTGGGGTTTGAATGTTTGAATGGTTGGGGTATGGGGTTTGCATATACTTGTAGCTGTTGCTGGAACTCGATAGGGGCTTGTAGTCGTAGGTAGTGATGTTGGAGAGCGCGTGGTGCAGCGAGGTATGTTGCAGAAATTCTGGGATATACGGCGAGCCAGTTGAAGCCTTCCCAAGCACATCGTCGTACGGAGGAGGTGCTGCCCGAAGCCGCAAAGGAAGCAAGGCAGTCATCACCGCCGTGACTGCCCTTGTGGTCGCAGTCCACCTTCCCCAGGGACGACACTTGCGTTCTGCCTACTCTGTGATGCGTCTCTCGGCAGGACAGATGAGCTGACCTGAGCTGGTCATATCTTGATAGAACCTACCTTGGGCAACCTTGATGAGGGGCGGTGATGGAAGGCTTTACTGATTCTGGCGAGGGGGCGTGACGAGGCGGAGAGAAGACAAGGATctggccatggccttggaggcaaggaagggagaAAAACTCATCATCACGCCCGCCTGCGAGGAAATCCTCGGCACCATCGTCCGGCTCACCTGCCATCTCAAGCGAAGTAGGGAggttcggcatcggcagTGAACAAGTGAGCCATCCACTTGAGCTACACAACAGGCCCCCCGTCACGGAC includes these proteins:
- a CDS encoding metalloprotease: MSCLCFIVPPHLLRAIAQSTHNTEDIRKRAQASLATHERMTGSLQDRGATTVQSRRTACGARFLPTPFIPQDVLTRLSMSPFVTECTRRRAARALSHLQVLEARRRVSQQGMMICILQPLTPISLSCAELAATYEDGESEANDSPYRAVYDAKKSENEIDLPGELVRAEGEARVGDKDVNLAYDNVGHVLSFYKDILGWRSLDNKNADVISSVHFGDEYENAFWDPEEMQMVFGDGGEFLGNFTGCIDVIGHELAHAITEHTSPLDYYDQSGALNEHVSDVFGIMVKQRVDNEKAVDADWLIGEGCLLPGVKGLALRSMKNPGKAYDDARFGKDPQVDNMRHYERKYDDNGGVHIYSGIPNKAFYLAAVAFGGYSWERAGQIWWKAMTGGRVPPRCTFKQFADVTVACAKDKFGEDAARTVRKAWTDVGVFKTL